A genomic segment from Saimiri boliviensis isolate mSaiBol1 chromosome 14, mSaiBol1.pri, whole genome shotgun sequence encodes:
- the ERCC1 gene encoding DNA excision repair protein ERCC-1 isoform X1 has protein sequence MLALGAGRTEGGGRLQMDPGKDKEGVPQPAGPPARKKFVIPLAEDAVPPAVAKPLFKSTKNLPTVDTSAQAAPQTYAEYVMSRPAGGPGATCPTGSEPLAGETPNQAPKPGAKSNSIIVSPRQRGNPVLKFVRNVPWEFGDVIPDYVLGQSTCALFLSLRYHNLHPDYIHARLQSLGKTFALRVLLVQVDVKDPQQALKELAKMCILADCTLILAWSPEEAGRYLETYKAYEQKPADLLMEKLEQDFVSRVTECLTTVKSVNKTDSQTLLTTFGSLEQLIAASREDLALCPGLGPQKVRALGENPRSWGKEGAPNKHNLRPQSFKMKKEPKARHCGLYL, from the exons ATGCTAGCCCTGGGGGCCGGGCGAACGGAAGGCGGTGGACG GCTCCAGATGGACCCTGGGAAGGACAAGGAGGGAGTGCCGCAGCCCGCAGGGCCGCCGGCAAGGAAGAAATTTGTGATACCCCTCGCCGAGGATGCGGTCCCTCCTGCAGTG GCCAAGCCTTTATTCAAATCCACAAAGAACCTTCCCACTGTGGACACCTCGGCCCAGGCGGCCCCTCAGACCTACGCTGAATATGTCATGTCACGGCCTGCAGGAGGGCCTGGGGCTACGTGTCCCACAGGGTCAGAGCCCCTGGCAGGAGAGACCCCCAACCAGGCCCCCAAACCAGGGGCAAAATCCAACAGCATCATCGTGAGCCCTCGGCAG aGGGGCAATCCCGTACTGAAGTTCGTGCGCAATGTGCCCTGGGAATTTGGCGATGTGATCCCCGACTATGTGCTGGGCCAGAGCACCTGTGCCCTGTTCCTCAG CCTCCGCTACCACAACCTGCACCCGGACTACATCCACGCGCGGCTGCAGAGCCTGGGGAAGACCTTCGCCCTGCGGGTCCTGCTCGTCCAGGTGGATGTG AAAGATCCCCAGCAGGCCCTCAAGGAGCTGGCTAAGATGTGCATCCTGGCGGACTGCACGCTGATCCTCGCCTGGAG CCCTGAGGAAGCTGGGCGGTACCTGGAGACCTACAAGGCCTATGAGCAGAAACCAGCGGACCTCCTGATGGAGAAGCTAGAGCAGGACTTCGTCTCCCGG GTGACTGAATGTCTGACCACCGTGAAGTCAGTCAACAAAACGGACAGCCAGACCCTCCTGACCACATTTGGG TCTCTGGAACAGCTCATCGCTGCATCGAGAGAAGATCTGGCCTTATGCCCAGGCCTGGGCCCTCAGAAGGTAAGAGCTCTGGGAGAGAACCCGAGgagctgggggaaggagggagcccCAAATAAACACAACCTGAGACCCCAAAGttttaagatgaaaaaagaaccaaaggccaggcactgtggcttatacctgtaa
- the ERCC1 gene encoding DNA excision repair protein ERCC-1 isoform X4: MLALGAGRTEGGGRLQMDPGKDKEGVPQPAGPPARKKFVIPLAEDAVPPAVAKPLFKSTKNLPTVDTSAQAAPQTYAEYVMSRPAGGPGATCPTGSEPLAGETPNQAPKPGAKSNSIIVSPRQRGNPVLKFVRNVPWEFGDVIPDYVLGQSTCALFLSLRYHNLHPDYIHARLQSLGKTFALRVLLVQVDVKDPQQALKELAKMCILADCTLILAWSPEEAGRYLETYKAYEQKPADLLMEKLEQDFVSRVTECLTTVKSVNKTDSQTLLTTFGSLEQLIAASREDLALCPGLGPQKARRLFDVLHEPFLKVPR; this comes from the exons ATGCTAGCCCTGGGGGCCGGGCGAACGGAAGGCGGTGGACG GCTCCAGATGGACCCTGGGAAGGACAAGGAGGGAGTGCCGCAGCCCGCAGGGCCGCCGGCAAGGAAGAAATTTGTGATACCCCTCGCCGAGGATGCGGTCCCTCCTGCAGTG GCCAAGCCTTTATTCAAATCCACAAAGAACCTTCCCACTGTGGACACCTCGGCCCAGGCGGCCCCTCAGACCTACGCTGAATATGTCATGTCACGGCCTGCAGGAGGGCCTGGGGCTACGTGTCCCACAGGGTCAGAGCCCCTGGCAGGAGAGACCCCCAACCAGGCCCCCAAACCAGGGGCAAAATCCAACAGCATCATCGTGAGCCCTCGGCAG aGGGGCAATCCCGTACTGAAGTTCGTGCGCAATGTGCCCTGGGAATTTGGCGATGTGATCCCCGACTATGTGCTGGGCCAGAGCACCTGTGCCCTGTTCCTCAG CCTCCGCTACCACAACCTGCACCCGGACTACATCCACGCGCGGCTGCAGAGCCTGGGGAAGACCTTCGCCCTGCGGGTCCTGCTCGTCCAGGTGGATGTG AAAGATCCCCAGCAGGCCCTCAAGGAGCTGGCTAAGATGTGCATCCTGGCGGACTGCACGCTGATCCTCGCCTGGAG CCCTGAGGAAGCTGGGCGGTACCTGGAGACCTACAAGGCCTATGAGCAGAAACCAGCGGACCTCCTGATGGAGAAGCTAGAGCAGGACTTCGTCTCCCGG GTGACTGAATGTCTGACCACCGTGAAGTCAGTCAACAAAACGGACAGCCAGACCCTCCTGACCACATTTGGG TCTCTGGAACAGCTCATCGCTGCATCGAGAGAAGATCTGGCCTTATGCCCAGGCCTGGGCCCTCAGAAG GCCCGGAGGCTGTTTGATGTCCTGCACGAGCCCTTCTTGAAAGTGCCCCGGTGA
- the ERCC1 gene encoding DNA excision repair protein ERCC-1 isoform X2: MGLVDLLQMDPGKDKEGVPQPAGPPARKKFVIPLAEDAVPPAVAKPLFKSTKNLPTVDTSAQAAPQTYAEYVMSRPAGGPGATCPTGSEPLAGETPNQAPKPGAKSNSIIVSPRQRGNPVLKFVRNVPWEFGDVIPDYVLGQSTCALFLSLRYHNLHPDYIHARLQSLGKTFALRVLLVQVDVKDPQQALKELAKMCILADCTLILAWSPEEAGRYLETYKAYEQKPADLLMEKLEQDFVSRVTECLTTVKSVNKTDSQTLLTTFGSLEQLIAASREDLALCPGLGPQKVRALGENPRSWGKEGAPNKHNLRPQSFKMKKEPKARHCGLYL, encoded by the exons ATGGGACTTGTAGACCT GCTCCAGATGGACCCTGGGAAGGACAAGGAGGGAGTGCCGCAGCCCGCAGGGCCGCCGGCAAGGAAGAAATTTGTGATACCCCTCGCCGAGGATGCGGTCCCTCCTGCAGTG GCCAAGCCTTTATTCAAATCCACAAAGAACCTTCCCACTGTGGACACCTCGGCCCAGGCGGCCCCTCAGACCTACGCTGAATATGTCATGTCACGGCCTGCAGGAGGGCCTGGGGCTACGTGTCCCACAGGGTCAGAGCCCCTGGCAGGAGAGACCCCCAACCAGGCCCCCAAACCAGGGGCAAAATCCAACAGCATCATCGTGAGCCCTCGGCAG aGGGGCAATCCCGTACTGAAGTTCGTGCGCAATGTGCCCTGGGAATTTGGCGATGTGATCCCCGACTATGTGCTGGGCCAGAGCACCTGTGCCCTGTTCCTCAG CCTCCGCTACCACAACCTGCACCCGGACTACATCCACGCGCGGCTGCAGAGCCTGGGGAAGACCTTCGCCCTGCGGGTCCTGCTCGTCCAGGTGGATGTG AAAGATCCCCAGCAGGCCCTCAAGGAGCTGGCTAAGATGTGCATCCTGGCGGACTGCACGCTGATCCTCGCCTGGAG CCCTGAGGAAGCTGGGCGGTACCTGGAGACCTACAAGGCCTATGAGCAGAAACCAGCGGACCTCCTGATGGAGAAGCTAGAGCAGGACTTCGTCTCCCGG GTGACTGAATGTCTGACCACCGTGAAGTCAGTCAACAAAACGGACAGCCAGACCCTCCTGACCACATTTGGG TCTCTGGAACAGCTCATCGCTGCATCGAGAGAAGATCTGGCCTTATGCCCAGGCCTGGGCCCTCAGAAGGTAAGAGCTCTGGGAGAGAACCCGAGgagctgggggaaggagggagcccCAAATAAACACAACCTGAGACCCCAAAGttttaagatgaaaaaagaaccaaaggccaggcactgtggcttatacctgtaa
- the ERCC1 gene encoding DNA excision repair protein ERCC-1 isoform X3: protein MDPGKDKEGVPQPAGPPARKKFVIPLAEDAVPPAVAKPLFKSTKNLPTVDTSAQAAPQTYAEYVMSRPAGGPGATCPTGSEPLAGETPNQAPKPGAKSNSIIVSPRQRGNPVLKFVRNVPWEFGDVIPDYVLGQSTCALFLSLRYHNLHPDYIHARLQSLGKTFALRVLLVQVDVKDPQQALKELAKMCILADCTLILAWSPEEAGRYLETYKAYEQKPADLLMEKLEQDFVSRVTECLTTVKSVNKTDSQTLLTTFGSLEQLIAASREDLALCPGLGPQKVRALGENPRSWGKEGAPNKHNLRPQSFKMKKEPKARHCGLYL from the exons ATGGACCCTGGGAAGGACAAGGAGGGAGTGCCGCAGCCCGCAGGGCCGCCGGCAAGGAAGAAATTTGTGATACCCCTCGCCGAGGATGCGGTCCCTCCTGCAGTG GCCAAGCCTTTATTCAAATCCACAAAGAACCTTCCCACTGTGGACACCTCGGCCCAGGCGGCCCCTCAGACCTACGCTGAATATGTCATGTCACGGCCTGCAGGAGGGCCTGGGGCTACGTGTCCCACAGGGTCAGAGCCCCTGGCAGGAGAGACCCCCAACCAGGCCCCCAAACCAGGGGCAAAATCCAACAGCATCATCGTGAGCCCTCGGCAG aGGGGCAATCCCGTACTGAAGTTCGTGCGCAATGTGCCCTGGGAATTTGGCGATGTGATCCCCGACTATGTGCTGGGCCAGAGCACCTGTGCCCTGTTCCTCAG CCTCCGCTACCACAACCTGCACCCGGACTACATCCACGCGCGGCTGCAGAGCCTGGGGAAGACCTTCGCCCTGCGGGTCCTGCTCGTCCAGGTGGATGTG AAAGATCCCCAGCAGGCCCTCAAGGAGCTGGCTAAGATGTGCATCCTGGCGGACTGCACGCTGATCCTCGCCTGGAG CCCTGAGGAAGCTGGGCGGTACCTGGAGACCTACAAGGCCTATGAGCAGAAACCAGCGGACCTCCTGATGGAGAAGCTAGAGCAGGACTTCGTCTCCCGG GTGACTGAATGTCTGACCACCGTGAAGTCAGTCAACAAAACGGACAGCCAGACCCTCCTGACCACATTTGGG TCTCTGGAACAGCTCATCGCTGCATCGAGAGAAGATCTGGCCTTATGCCCAGGCCTGGGCCCTCAGAAGGTAAGAGCTCTGGGAGAGAACCCGAGgagctgggggaaggagggagcccCAAATAAACACAACCTGAGACCCCAAAGttttaagatgaaaaaagaaccaaaggccaggcactgtggcttatacctgtaa
- the POLR1G gene encoding DNA-directed RNA polymerase I subunit RPA34 isoform X1, with protein sequence MEEPQAGGERAGAARFSCPSNFTATPPAPESPRFSLEALTDPDTELWLIQAPADFAPDCFNGRHVPLSGSQIVKGKLAGKRHRYRVLSSCPQAGEATLLAPSTEAGGELTCAPAPQGSLRILEGPQQSLSGSPLQPIPASPPPQIPAGLRPRFCAFGGTPPVTGPRSALVPNSLTSGRKKKEMQVTEAPVTQEAVNGHGTLEVDVALGSPEMDVRKKRKRKKKNRQLQEPEVAGPVETEPTAETPEPLGVPLPSTTKKRKKQPKGPETFEPEEKTAELEWMNTEPLDETALSPTTKRKKQKEAGGMEPEEGVTVEPQLQVKAEPLEAAVPLAPTKKRKKEKGQTAMMEPGMEATEPAEPEMSPLKLPGMTEPQQPHGAEPQAQAALAAPKKRRKKEQQQNAPVEPEPELVEPELPGEPQAAPTSSEKKKKKKERGHTVTEPGTGLTEPPAPERPREVEPEAGAAPGSTKKRKKRRRERHVPETVPQEETPGPPLNSESGEEAPAGRDKKRKQQQPQPV encoded by the exons ATGGAGGAGCCCCAGGCCGGTGGTGAGCGTGCAG GTGCTGCTCGGTTCTCTTGTCCCTCCAACTTTACCGCGACGCCCCCAGCCCCAGAGTCCCCTCGTTTCTCTTTGGAGGCGCTCACGGATCCGGATACGGAGCTGTGGCTTATTCAGGCCCCTGCAGACTTTGCCCCAGACTG CTTCAATGGGCGGCATGTGCCTCTCTCTGGCTCCCAGATCGTCAAGGGCAAGTTGGCAGGCAAGCGGCACCGCTATCGCGTCCTCAGCagctgtccccaggctggagaagCAACCCTGCTGGCCCCCTCAACAGAGGCAGGAGGTGAACTCACCTGTGCCCCAGCCCCCCAGGGCAGCCTAAGGATCCTTGAGGGTCCCCAGCAATCCCTGTCAGGGAGCCCTCTGCAGCCCATTCCAGCCAGCCCCCCACCACAGATCCCCGCTGGCCTGAGGCCTCGGTTCTGTGCCTTTGGGGGCACCCCACCAGTCACAGGGCCGAGGTCAGCCTTGGTCCCCAATTCGCTCACTtctgggaggaagaaaaaggagatgcAGGTGACAGAGGCCCCCGTCACTCAGGAGGCAGTGAATGGGCACGGGACCCTGGAGGTGGACGTGGCTTTGGGGTCCCCAGAAATGGATGTgcggaagaagaggaagaggaagaagaaaaatcgGCAGCTGCAAGAACCAGAGGTGGCAGGGCCTGTGGAGACAGAGCCCACAGCAGAGACGCCGGAGCCTCTGGGCGTGCCGCTCCCGTCTACcaccaagaagaggaagaagcagccCAAAGGGCCAGAAACCTTTGAGCCAGAAGAAAAGACAGCAGAGCTGGAATGGATGAACACTGAGCCTCTGGACGAGACAGCCCTGTCCCCGAccacaaagagaaagaagcaaaaggaggcaggaggaatgGAGCCAGAGGAGGGGGTGACAGTTGAGCCTCAGCTGCAGGTGAAGGCAGAGCCCCTGGAGGCGGCCGTCCCTCTGGCACctacaaagaagaggaagaaagaaaagggacagACCGCAATGATGGAGCCGGGGATGGAGGCGACGGAGCCAGCGGAGCCAGAGATGAGCCCTCTGAAGCTCCCAGGGATGACGGAGCCTCAGCAGCCACATGGAGCTGAGCCTCAGGCCCAGGCAGCTCTGGCAGCTCccaagaagaggaggaagaaagaacagcAGCAAAATGCCCCAGTGGAGCCAGAGCCGGAGCTGGTGGAGCCGGAGCTGCCGGGGGAGCCTCAGGCAGCTCCCACATCCAgcgagaagaagaaaaagaagaaagagagaggtcaCACCGTCACTGAGCCAGGGACTGGGCTCACTGAGCCACCGGCGCCCGAGCGGCCACGGGAGGTAGAGCCTGAGGCCGGGGCAGCTCCAGGATCcaccaagaagaggaagaagaggaggcgGGAACGCCACGTGCCAGAGACAGTGCCCCAGGAGGAGACGCCAGGGCCACCGCTGAACTCAGAGTCGGGAGAGGAGGCTCCTGCAGGCCGGGACAAGAAGCGGAAGCAGCAGCAGCCGCAGCCTGTGTAG
- the POLR1G gene encoding DNA-directed RNA polymerase I subunit RPA34 isoform X2 codes for MEEPQAGGAARFSCPSNFTATPPAPESPRFSLEALTDPDTELWLIQAPADFAPDCFNGRHVPLSGSQIVKGKLAGKRHRYRVLSSCPQAGEATLLAPSTEAGGELTCAPAPQGSLRILEGPQQSLSGSPLQPIPASPPPQIPAGLRPRFCAFGGTPPVTGPRSALVPNSLTSGRKKKEMQVTEAPVTQEAVNGHGTLEVDVALGSPEMDVRKKRKRKKKNRQLQEPEVAGPVETEPTAETPEPLGVPLPSTTKKRKKQPKGPETFEPEEKTAELEWMNTEPLDETALSPTTKRKKQKEAGGMEPEEGVTVEPQLQVKAEPLEAAVPLAPTKKRKKEKGQTAMMEPGMEATEPAEPEMSPLKLPGMTEPQQPHGAEPQAQAALAAPKKRRKKEQQQNAPVEPEPELVEPELPGEPQAAPTSSEKKKKKKERGHTVTEPGTGLTEPPAPERPREVEPEAGAAPGSTKKRKKRRRERHVPETVPQEETPGPPLNSESGEEAPAGRDKKRKQQQPQPV; via the exons ATGGAGGAGCCCCAGGCCGGTG GTGCTGCTCGGTTCTCTTGTCCCTCCAACTTTACCGCGACGCCCCCAGCCCCAGAGTCCCCTCGTTTCTCTTTGGAGGCGCTCACGGATCCGGATACGGAGCTGTGGCTTATTCAGGCCCCTGCAGACTTTGCCCCAGACTG CTTCAATGGGCGGCATGTGCCTCTCTCTGGCTCCCAGATCGTCAAGGGCAAGTTGGCAGGCAAGCGGCACCGCTATCGCGTCCTCAGCagctgtccccaggctggagaagCAACCCTGCTGGCCCCCTCAACAGAGGCAGGAGGTGAACTCACCTGTGCCCCAGCCCCCCAGGGCAGCCTAAGGATCCTTGAGGGTCCCCAGCAATCCCTGTCAGGGAGCCCTCTGCAGCCCATTCCAGCCAGCCCCCCACCACAGATCCCCGCTGGCCTGAGGCCTCGGTTCTGTGCCTTTGGGGGCACCCCACCAGTCACAGGGCCGAGGTCAGCCTTGGTCCCCAATTCGCTCACTtctgggaggaagaaaaaggagatgcAGGTGACAGAGGCCCCCGTCACTCAGGAGGCAGTGAATGGGCACGGGACCCTGGAGGTGGACGTGGCTTTGGGGTCCCCAGAAATGGATGTgcggaagaagaggaagaggaagaagaaaaatcgGCAGCTGCAAGAACCAGAGGTGGCAGGGCCTGTGGAGACAGAGCCCACAGCAGAGACGCCGGAGCCTCTGGGCGTGCCGCTCCCGTCTACcaccaagaagaggaagaagcagccCAAAGGGCCAGAAACCTTTGAGCCAGAAGAAAAGACAGCAGAGCTGGAATGGATGAACACTGAGCCTCTGGACGAGACAGCCCTGTCCCCGAccacaaagagaaagaagcaaaaggaggcaggaggaatgGAGCCAGAGGAGGGGGTGACAGTTGAGCCTCAGCTGCAGGTGAAGGCAGAGCCCCTGGAGGCGGCCGTCCCTCTGGCACctacaaagaagaggaagaaagaaaagggacagACCGCAATGATGGAGCCGGGGATGGAGGCGACGGAGCCAGCGGAGCCAGAGATGAGCCCTCTGAAGCTCCCAGGGATGACGGAGCCTCAGCAGCCACATGGAGCTGAGCCTCAGGCCCAGGCAGCTCTGGCAGCTCccaagaagaggaggaagaaagaacagcAGCAAAATGCCCCAGTGGAGCCAGAGCCGGAGCTGGTGGAGCCGGAGCTGCCGGGGGAGCCTCAGGCAGCTCCCACATCCAgcgagaagaagaaaaagaagaaagagagaggtcaCACCGTCACTGAGCCAGGGACTGGGCTCACTGAGCCACCGGCGCCCGAGCGGCCACGGGAGGTAGAGCCTGAGGCCGGGGCAGCTCCAGGATCcaccaagaagaggaagaagaggaggcgGGAACGCCACGTGCCAGAGACAGTGCCCCAGGAGGAGACGCCAGGGCCACCGCTGAACTCAGAGTCGGGAGAGGAGGCTCCTGCAGGCCGGGACAAGAAGCGGAAGCAGCAGCAGCCGCAGCCTGTGTAG